From the genome of Pseudomonas mohnii:
CGACGAAGTCAGCCCGAACATCCAGTTCGTCGGCGAGCAGTTGACCCAATTCAACTTCGAAGCCCTCAAGCTTGTCGTCTTTCTTGAAATTGAAAAGGGGTGTATTAGCCTCAAGGGCTATGCGCAGTTCACCGCGGTCGTTGACGTCATCAATTAGTTCGGCATGAGCCAAAGGGCTCAGAAGGGGTAGCAGGCAGATCAGGCCAGGCAGAAAGCGCATGGTCACTCCTTTGAATTTTTTATCGCGACCCTCTGATTCAGGCTCGCTTTGCTATGGTTGTCGAGTGCCTTCGACAACGATTGACCATGAAGTTGTGATGGTCATGCGGATTTTACGGAAAAACTGGAGAAGAGAATGAAAACCTTTATGTCACGTGCTGCTTTGGCTGGCCTGCTGATGGGCGTTTCTGTGCTGGCCAGCGCGGCCACAATGGCACCCGAGGGTGCAGTAGTGTCCATTGTTTCTCCCGCGGACGGTGCCACGGTTCCGCAAACTGTCGTTGTCAAATTCGCTGTCGAGAACATCGCGCTGGCGCCAGCAGGCGATACCACCAAGAACACGGGCCACCATCACTTGTTGATCGATGTCGACAAACTGCCGGCGGCGGGCGCGCCGATTCCCAACGATGCCAACCACCTGCACTTCGGCAAGGCACAGACCCAGGCTGAAATAACCCTGACACCGGGCAAACACACTCTTCAGCTGGAATTGGGCGACAGCGGCCATATGCCGTTCGATCCGCCGAT
Proteins encoded in this window:
- a CDS encoding DUF4399 domain-containing protein, coding for MKTFMSRAALAGLLMGVSVLASAATMAPEGAVVSIVSPADGATVPQTVVVKFAVENIALAPAGDTTKNTGHHHLLIDVDKLPAAGAPIPNDANHLHFGKAQTQAEITLTPGKHTLQLELGDSGHMPFDPPIVSKKITVNVK